A single window of Rhodococcus jostii RHA1 DNA harbors:
- a CDS encoding activator of HSP90 ATPase, translating to MRQTRSVHTVHQDNVSATLTVTVPATRVFAVLADPKAHSAIDGTGWVQEATDPAPLTEVGQIFRMDMYHPNHPNGEYQVANEVQVIDPPRAIGWMTGQEKDDGRLEFGGWIWRYDLVPRGPTETEVTLTYDWSAVPQFIREYIQFPPFGPEHLTNSLHHLAELAASTSQASTPE from the coding sequence ATGAGGCAAACAAGGAGCGTGCATACCGTGCATCAAGACAACGTGAGCGCCACTCTGACTGTCACCGTGCCCGCCACCAGGGTGTTCGCGGTGCTGGCCGACCCGAAGGCCCATTCTGCGATCGACGGCACCGGCTGGGTTCAGGAAGCTACCGACCCGGCGCCGCTGACCGAGGTGGGGCAGATCTTCCGGATGGACATGTATCACCCCAACCATCCGAACGGTGAGTATCAGGTGGCCAACGAGGTCCAGGTCATCGACCCGCCGCGCGCCATCGGCTGGATGACGGGGCAGGAGAAGGACGACGGTCGCCTGGAGTTCGGCGGCTGGATCTGGCGTTACGACCTGGTGCCGCGCGGCCCGACTGAAACCGAGGTCACGCTCACCTACGACTGGTCTGCGGTGCCGCAGTTCATCCGCGAGTACATCCAGTTCCCGCCGTTCGGTCCTGAGCATCTCACCAACTCGCTGCACCACTTGGCCGAGCTTGCCGCATCGACCTCCCAGGCTTCGACACCCGAGTAG
- a CDS encoding GlxA family transcriptional regulator, with translation MPHIRPPAPPRSGHEPLESGQAVSMHTSPHPHRIAILVYDGVKLLDVAGPAEVFAEANRCGADYQIVLLSPTGANVASSVGITISVDGNAGSEPAPDTFLVAGGDIYPRTAIARDLVDATNTLATRATRVGSICTGAFILAATGLLDGKRATTHWKVAHELATRHPTTHVEPDSIYVRDGTTYTSAGVSAGIDLALALVEDDHGPDLTRDVARRLVVYLQRAGGQSQFSAPLQGPPPRTPALRRIVDLVTAEPAGNHSLPELATHLNMSPRHLTRLFRTELSTTPARYVELIRFDLAKALLDQGRNATQAASLAGFPSYESLRRVFARELSMSPTAYRHRFGTAHRADAG, from the coding sequence GTGCCGCACATCCGGCCTCCGGCGCCGCCTCGGTCCGGCCATGAACCACTCGAATCCGGACAGGCGGTGAGCATGCACACCAGCCCCCACCCCCACCGGATCGCGATCCTCGTCTACGACGGGGTGAAGCTGCTGGACGTCGCCGGCCCCGCCGAAGTGTTCGCCGAGGCGAATCGATGCGGCGCCGACTACCAGATCGTGCTGCTGTCACCGACCGGGGCCAATGTGGCATCGTCCGTCGGCATCACGATCTCCGTGGACGGCAACGCAGGATCGGAACCGGCCCCCGACACCTTCCTCGTGGCCGGCGGCGACATCTATCCCCGAACCGCCATCGCCCGCGACCTCGTCGACGCCACGAACACCCTCGCCACGCGAGCTACCCGAGTCGGCTCCATCTGCACCGGGGCATTCATCCTCGCAGCGACCGGCCTCCTGGACGGCAAACGCGCGACCACGCACTGGAAAGTCGCACACGAACTCGCCACCCGACACCCGACGACCCACGTCGAACCCGACTCGATCTATGTTCGCGACGGCACCACCTACACCTCCGCAGGCGTCAGCGCCGGCATCGACCTCGCGCTAGCCCTCGTCGAAGACGACCACGGCCCCGATCTGACACGCGACGTCGCCCGACGCCTCGTGGTCTACCTGCAGCGCGCGGGCGGACAATCGCAATTCTCCGCCCCACTCCAAGGCCCACCGCCGCGCACACCGGCCCTCCGCCGAATCGTGGACCTGGTGACCGCAGAACCCGCCGGAAACCACTCGCTCCCCGAGCTCGCCACACACCTCAACATGAGCCCCCGACACCTCACCCGGCTATTCCGCACCGAACTGTCCACCACACCAGCCCGATACGTCGAACTGATCCGATTCGACCTGGCAAAGGCCCTCCTCGATCAAGGACGCAACGCCACACAAGCAGCATCACTCGCCGGATTCCCCAGCTACGAGAGCCTACGAAGAGTCTTCGCACGAGAGCTGTCGATGTCACCGACCGCCTACCGACACCGCTTCGGCACCGCGCACCGCGCCGACGCAGGATAA
- a CDS encoding HD domain-containing protein: protein MTEIIAGVEIPETQAAAEATVLIRETTNPLIFHHSRRVFLFSTLRARELDLRPDPELLYLSALFHDTGLLRPFSGVEQRFELDGADHARTFLLDRGFSDAAAEVVWTAIALHTTPGIPGRMGDEVAATNFGVLTDVVGLGLEGLDPDQVEEITAVHPRGDFKNEFLQAFVDGLSYRPDTTYGTVNADVLEHFVPGFRSTSMVDRIMGSAWSS, encoded by the coding sequence ATGACCGAGATCATCGCAGGAGTGGAGATTCCCGAGACGCAGGCGGCGGCTGAGGCCACGGTTCTGATCAGGGAGACGACGAACCCGCTGATTTTCCATCACTCGCGGCGCGTGTTCCTCTTCAGCACGCTGCGGGCTCGCGAGCTCGACCTGCGGCCGGACCCTGAGCTGCTGTATCTGTCGGCGCTGTTCCATGACACGGGTCTGCTCAGGCCGTTCTCGGGCGTGGAGCAGCGGTTCGAGCTCGATGGAGCCGATCACGCTCGCACGTTCCTGCTCGATCGCGGTTTCTCCGATGCCGCCGCTGAGGTGGTCTGGACGGCGATCGCGTTGCACACCACGCCGGGGATTCCCGGCCGGATGGGGGACGAGGTCGCTGCCACGAACTTCGGTGTTCTCACCGATGTGGTCGGGTTGGGTTTGGAAGGTCTGGACCCGGATCAGGTGGAGGAGATCACTGCTGTCCATCCGCGGGGTGATTTCAAGAACGAGTTTCTGCAGGCCTTCGTCGACGGGCTCAGCTACCGGCCGGACACTACCTACGGCACCGTCAATGCCGACGTACTCGAGCACTTCGTGCCCGGCTTCCGCAGCACGAGCATGGTCGATCGGATCATGGGGTCGGCGTGGTCGTCGTGA
- a CDS encoding carboxymuconolactone decarboxylase family protein — MTSVNLGEQHPSVYQNLMMLDAGVKAALETAGVDPLLVELVKIRVSQLNGCAFCLRLHTRAALAKGESADRLAVVAAWWESQYFSDKERAALALAEQVTALAVPDRRAWDDGSLTDVQVSAIGWLATVMNAWNRVAITSHYPVAP, encoded by the coding sequence ATGACCAGCGTGAATCTCGGTGAGCAGCACCCGTCCGTTTACCAGAACCTGATGATGCTGGACGCGGGCGTGAAGGCGGCTCTGGAAACCGCGGGAGTGGACCCGCTGCTGGTGGAGTTGGTGAAGATTCGCGTCTCCCAGCTGAACGGCTGCGCGTTCTGTCTTCGCTTGCACACCCGTGCGGCCCTGGCCAAGGGGGAGAGCGCGGATCGGCTTGCGGTCGTGGCGGCGTGGTGGGAGTCGCAGTACTTCAGCGACAAGGAGCGGGCGGCGCTCGCTCTCGCCGAACAGGTCACCGCGCTCGCTGTCCCGGACCGGCGAGCCTGGGACGACGGCTCACTCACCGACGTGCAGGTGTCCGCGATCGGCTGGCTGGCGACCGTGATGAACGCCTGGAACCGGGTCGCGATCACCAGCCACTACCCGGTTGCGCCGTAG
- a CDS encoding flavin-containing monooxygenase, translated as MVRSAIPVELPVDSVDHPPEVVDVLVVGAGFGGLGTAIRLKQAGIDDFVVLDRAEDIGGTWRVNTYPGAQCDIPSILYSFSFAPNPNWTRLYPLQQEIHDYLRSCAENFGIVPHLRMGHDVQDAAWDDDSQVWHVTTSRGTWEARILVGAMGPFSEPAVPNLPALESFRGAVFHSAAWDHEHDLAGERVAVIGTGASAVQIIPRIQPIVGSMTVFQRTPTWILPHPDQPMTGWPRKLFARVPVAQRLARSGLDLVQEAMVPGFVYKPALLKGLAALGRAHLRRQVHDPELRTKLTPTYAFGCKRPTFSNSFYPALAQPNVDVITDGIREVRSNGIVTEDGVLHEVDTIVMGTGFRLTDNPAFDVVRGRDGRTLAEAWNGNARAYLGTTISGFPNFFMLLGPNSVVYTSQVVTIEAQIAYILSCLQEMNAQGAASIDVRPEIQQAFVDEVDERLQTSVWNTGGCNSYYLSGEGRNFTFYPGFNRRFRARTRRVDLHHYIISGAGASAKSIVRTAG; from the coding sequence ATGGTCAGGTCTGCAATACCGGTGGAACTTCCGGTCGACAGCGTCGATCACCCACCCGAAGTGGTCGACGTACTCGTGGTCGGCGCGGGATTCGGTGGGCTGGGAACTGCGATCAGACTGAAACAAGCCGGCATCGACGACTTCGTCGTGCTCGACCGCGCGGAGGACATCGGCGGGACGTGGCGGGTCAACACCTACCCGGGAGCGCAGTGCGACATCCCCTCGATCCTCTATTCATTCTCTTTTGCACCCAACCCGAACTGGACCAGGCTTTACCCGCTGCAGCAGGAGATCCACGACTATCTCCGTTCCTGCGCTGAGAACTTCGGCATCGTCCCGCATCTGCGGATGGGTCATGACGTGCAGGACGCGGCCTGGGACGACGACTCGCAGGTGTGGCACGTGACCACCAGTCGTGGAACTTGGGAGGCGCGGATCCTGGTCGGGGCGATGGGCCCGTTCAGCGAACCGGCGGTACCGAACCTCCCGGCACTGGAGAGCTTCCGGGGCGCTGTCTTTCACTCGGCGGCCTGGGACCACGAGCACGATCTCGCGGGGGAAAGGGTCGCAGTGATCGGAACCGGGGCCTCTGCGGTCCAGATCATCCCCCGAATCCAGCCGATCGTCGGTTCGATGACAGTGTTCCAGCGGACCCCGACGTGGATACTTCCGCACCCCGACCAGCCGATGACCGGATGGCCCCGGAAACTGTTCGCGCGGGTACCTGTTGCCCAGAGGCTGGCACGGTCCGGTCTCGATCTGGTCCAAGAGGCGATGGTTCCCGGGTTCGTGTACAAGCCGGCGCTATTGAAAGGGCTGGCGGCACTCGGGCGCGCCCACCTGCGCCGCCAGGTCCACGACCCCGAACTGCGGACAAAACTTACGCCCACCTATGCGTTCGGTTGCAAACGACCGACGTTTTCCAACTCTTTCTATCCGGCGCTCGCGCAACCGAACGTGGACGTGATCACCGACGGAATCCGGGAAGTGCGATCGAATGGGATCGTCACCGAAGACGGCGTTCTGCACGAGGTCGACACGATCGTGATGGGAACGGGATTCCGGCTGACCGACAATCCCGCGTTCGACGTGGTGCGAGGTCGAGACGGTCGTACCCTGGCCGAGGCGTGGAACGGCAATGCCCGCGCCTATCTCGGCACCACCATCAGTGGTTTCCCCAACTTCTTCATGTTGCTCGGCCCAAATTCGGTCGTCTACACCTCGCAGGTGGTGACCATCGAAGCGCAGATTGCGTACATCCTCAGTTGCCTGCAGGAAATGAACGCGCAGGGGGCGGCCAGTATCGACGTCCGCCCCGAGATTCAGCAGGCGTTCGTCGACGAGGTCGACGAAAGGCTGCAGACCTCGGTGTGGAACACCGGCGGGTGCAACAGCTACTACCTCAGCGGCGAGGGCCGCAACTTCACCTTCTACCCGGGGTTCAACCGCCGCTTCCGCGCGCGGACCCGGCGGGTGGACCTCCACCACTACATCATCAGCGGGGCCGGAGCCTCGGCAAAGTCGATAGTGAGGACAGCAGGATGA
- a CDS encoding metal-dependent hydrolase: protein MMSFPRIGRNPVVDPVGARRYTDEAHAIAARDVEFSWDGVPLHYVPGEPMATHVINFMHLVLPEGERAMSATLAEALPLIEDERLHEEVVGFVGQEATHAASHKGAREHLAELGMDIEPMAEKMDWLVDRILGDRGLSGRAKQAWLCERLGLFAAMEHYTAVVGEWLLTDPALEKAGMHPVMLDMVRWHGAEEVEHRNVAFDAYMYVDGSYARRVRTALIASLTLSLLFLTSMNYLFRTDPSTDKGRFWPLQLIRATRRGLVPNIKFLITEIPPYLRPGFHPSQIGDMDVAMRYLAQSPAANRSHRGSHL, encoded by the coding sequence ATGATGTCGTTTCCCCGAATCGGCCGAAACCCTGTGGTCGATCCCGTCGGTGCGCGGCGGTACACGGACGAAGCTCACGCGATCGCCGCCCGTGACGTCGAGTTCTCCTGGGATGGAGTGCCGTTGCACTATGTTCCCGGCGAGCCGATGGCCACGCATGTCATCAACTTCATGCATCTGGTTCTTCCCGAAGGTGAGCGTGCGATGTCCGCGACGTTGGCGGAGGCACTGCCATTGATCGAGGACGAGCGGCTCCACGAGGAAGTGGTCGGGTTCGTCGGCCAGGAGGCAACTCATGCCGCTTCGCACAAGGGTGCCCGTGAGCACCTCGCGGAACTGGGCATGGACATCGAACCGATGGCGGAGAAGATGGACTGGCTCGTTGACCGGATTCTGGGAGACCGAGGGCTGTCCGGCCGCGCGAAACAGGCGTGGCTGTGCGAACGGCTGGGCTTGTTCGCCGCCATGGAGCACTACACCGCCGTGGTGGGGGAGTGGCTGCTGACGGACCCCGCGCTGGAGAAGGCGGGCATGCATCCGGTGATGCTCGACATGGTTCGGTGGCACGGCGCCGAGGAGGTCGAGCACCGCAACGTCGCCTTCGACGCCTACATGTACGTCGACGGCAGCTATGCCCGGCGCGTACGAACGGCGCTGATCGCCAGCCTCACGCTCAGCCTGCTGTTCCTGACATCGATGAACTACCTCTTCCGCACCGACCCGTCGACGGACAAGGGTCGCTTCTGGCCCCTGCAGCTGATCCGGGCAACCAGGCGGGGGCTCGTGCCGAACATCAAATTCCTGATCACGGAGATCCCGCCGTACCTCCGTCCCGGCTTCCATCCCTCGCAGATCGGTGACATGGATGTGGCGATGCGCTACCTCGCACAATCGCCTGCTGCCAACCGTTCCCACCGAGGAAGCCACTTATGA
- a CDS encoding PDR/VanB family oxidoreductase: MTMTRSDRSAGSDSDTPDFEPSRVLRLAARATVAYRHVFAASRAAPWLSRPKPVRNWGFDRELIVAEVRTEAADVVSLKVVSPDGRDLPSWIPGAHLDLILPSGKQRQYSLCGDPDDLSSYRIAVRRIDTGLGGSIEVHDSLRAGTPITVRGPRNAFPLVAADSYLFVAGGIGITPILPMLKRCHDRELPWRLVYLGRSRATMPFLDELARYSRGQVEIRPDDELGAPDVAGVVATASPGAAVYMCGPTPLMTTARRVMREIDPTGSLHTERFSPLPVVDGREFEIHLARRGTTVSVGPDETALAAIRREVPGVAYSCQQGFCGTCRVRVLAGEVDHRDRILTHDEKEDSMLICLSRSAGGSLVVDL; encoded by the coding sequence ATGACGATGACGAGGTCGGACCGGTCCGCAGGTTCGGACTCCGATACACCCGATTTCGAACCCTCCAGGGTTCTCCGGCTGGCCGCGCGGGCGACGGTCGCGTATCGGCACGTGTTCGCCGCCAGTCGTGCTGCTCCGTGGCTGTCGAGGCCGAAGCCTGTGCGCAACTGGGGGTTCGATAGGGAACTGATCGTTGCGGAGGTGCGAACCGAGGCTGCTGATGTGGTCAGCCTGAAAGTGGTGTCGCCGGACGGACGCGATCTTCCGTCCTGGATCCCGGGCGCTCACCTCGACCTGATCCTCCCGTCCGGAAAGCAACGGCAGTACTCTCTGTGCGGCGACCCCGACGACCTGTCGTCCTACCGCATCGCGGTCCGCCGGATCGACACGGGTCTGGGTGGCTCGATCGAGGTACACGACTCCCTGCGGGCCGGGACCCCGATCACCGTGCGGGGGCCGCGCAACGCGTTCCCACTGGTGGCCGCGGACTCGTATCTGTTCGTCGCGGGCGGAATCGGAATCACCCCGATCCTGCCGATGCTGAAGAGATGCCACGACCGTGAACTGCCTTGGCGGCTGGTGTATCTCGGACGCTCCCGAGCGACCATGCCGTTCCTCGACGAACTCGCCCGGTACTCCCGTGGCCAGGTCGAGATCCGGCCGGACGACGAACTCGGCGCTCCCGACGTCGCCGGAGTCGTCGCCACGGCTTCACCGGGTGCCGCCGTCTACATGTGCGGTCCGACACCGTTGATGACGACCGCACGTCGGGTGATGCGCGAGATCGACCCGACCGGATCGCTTCACACCGAGCGCTTCTCACCACTTCCGGTGGTCGATGGCCGCGAGTTCGAGATACACCTTGCCCGCCGAGGGACGACTGTGTCCGTCGGGCCGGACGAGACCGCGCTGGCCGCGATCCGCCGGGAGGTCCCCGGCGTGGCCTACTCATGTCAGCAGGGCTTTTGCGGCACCTGTCGCGTGCGTGTCCTGGCCGGTGAGGTCGATCACCGCGACAGGATCCTGACGCACGACGAGAAGGAGGATTCGATGCTGATCTGCCTGTCCCGCTCGGCCGGTGGGTCGCTGGTGGTCGACCTGTGA
- a CDS encoding SRPBCC family protein, producing the protein MTRWYPLAATDDDFLQTARFRIVHVVNVSTDTGHVWSVLTAHDALVSWARLITASEWTSSRPFGVGTTRTVTLGHGAAALRERFYRWDEGRRMTFTAESASRPGFRRFAEDISLEPTPDGTRLTWTFAVDSAPGFAPILALSLPLLRRVTRGWANALAATALDEPKGTAR; encoded by the coding sequence GTGACGCGCTGGTACCCACTCGCCGCGACCGACGACGACTTCCTGCAGACCGCCCGATTCCGGATTGTGCACGTCGTGAACGTCTCGACGGACACCGGCCACGTGTGGAGTGTGTTGACCGCGCACGACGCACTGGTGTCGTGGGCGCGGCTGATCACGGCCAGCGAGTGGACATCGTCGCGGCCCTTCGGCGTCGGTACCACCAGGACCGTGACGCTCGGGCACGGGGCCGCGGCGCTCAGGGAACGCTTCTACCGCTGGGACGAGGGCAGACGGATGACTTTCACCGCCGAGTCCGCAAGCAGACCGGGATTCCGCCGGTTCGCCGAGGACATCTCCCTGGAGCCGACGCCGGACGGAACCCGCCTCACCTGGACCTTTGCGGTGGACTCCGCGCCCGGGTTCGCCCCCATCCTCGCGCTGTCCCTTCCACTCCTTCGTCGGGTGACACGGGGATGGGCGAACGCGCTCGCCGCCACGGCGCTCGACGAACCGAAGGGCACCGCCCGATGA
- a CDS encoding aldehyde dehydrogenase family protein, producing the protein MAGIIARRAPELAELTHIEMGKPQADAMLEIAMALEHLAWAAKNAARVLGRRTVRPSLLTVNQAAGVEYLPLGVAGSTALTGCGNSPSLVR; encoded by the coding sequence GTGGCGGGCATCATCGCCCGCCGGGCACCGGAACTCGCGGAACTCACCCACATCGAGATGGGCAAGCCGCAAGCGGACGCGATGCTCGAAATTGCGATGGCCTTGGAACACCTCGCGTGGGCGGCGAAGAACGCCGCCCGGGTTCTGGGTCGGCGCACGGTCCGCCCCAGCCTCCTCACCGTCAACCAGGCGGCCGGCGTCGAGTATCTCCCCCTCGGAGTGGCCGGGTCCACGGCGCTGACGGGTTGCGGGAATTCACCTTCCCTCGTGCGATGA
- a CDS encoding SDR family oxidoreductase has translation MMATFRTRSTIARTLRDLGLPLPGRGAEYNVAGKVVLITGGGDGIGLASARALHARGATVALLDVNQSSLTAAEFALGRRRVLTLVADVRDRPGMDSAVHAVIERYGRIDVVIANAGVTPPPSTLRQIDPAGFDRVIDINLTGVFNTVHPAIDEVIARRGHIVVVSSAAAFAPGLGGASYMISKAAVEQLGRALRLELAGYGASAGVAYFGMVDTQLARATLDDDEIGRRLDARLPRPLRRRISPEDAATVIADAIARRAGRTLAPAAWHPWALGRGLVNVLADGYLAADAECHQLIRELEERPVTTHPSGSTTAGPEPRRTP, from the coding sequence ATGATGGCCACGTTCAGAACCCGGTCGACCATTGCGCGCACCCTGAGAGACCTGGGCCTCCCACTGCCCGGTCGAGGCGCCGAGTACAACGTTGCCGGCAAGGTGGTCCTGATTACCGGCGGAGGTGACGGTATCGGACTGGCATCGGCGCGTGCCCTGCACGCCCGCGGCGCAACGGTCGCACTGCTCGATGTCAATCAATCGTCCCTGACGGCAGCTGAATTCGCGCTCGGCCGACGGCGGGTCCTCACCCTGGTCGCCGATGTCCGCGACCGTCCCGGCATGGATTCAGCCGTGCACGCGGTGATCGAGCGGTACGGGCGGATCGATGTGGTGATCGCGAACGCCGGAGTGACCCCGCCCCCGTCCACCCTCCGCCAGATCGATCCGGCGGGCTTCGACCGCGTGATCGACATCAACCTCACGGGTGTCTTCAACACCGTCCATCCTGCGATCGACGAAGTGATTGCGCGACGCGGCCACATCGTGGTGGTGTCGTCTGCGGCGGCCTTCGCGCCCGGTCTCGGTGGCGCGTCCTACATGATCAGCAAGGCCGCCGTCGAACAACTCGGCCGGGCACTCCGTCTCGAACTCGCCGGCTACGGCGCCTCCGCGGGTGTGGCGTACTTCGGGATGGTCGACACCCAACTGGCTCGGGCAACCCTCGACGACGACGAGATCGGCAGAAGGCTCGATGCGCGTCTTCCTCGTCCGCTGCGCCGCCGCATCAGCCCAGAGGATGCCGCGACGGTGATCGCAGATGCTATCGCCCGCCGCGCCGGACGCACCCTCGCTCCGGCGGCATGGCACCCGTGGGCCCTGGGACGAGGACTGGTGAACGTGCTCGCCGACGGCTACCTCGCCGCCGACGCCGAATGTCACCAACTGATCCGCGAGCTCGAAGAACGTCCCGTCACCACACACCCGAGTGGCTCCACAACAGCCGGTCCCGAACCGAGGAGAACGCCATGA
- the fadD11 gene encoding fatty acid--CoA ligase FadD11, with the protein MTIEEAPHTLCAAFQRTAAIDPDAIALRTVGDAQTLTWRQYSSQVRDVAAGFAALGVRRGDTVALMMANRVEFYPIDVGAQHVGATSFSIYNTLPASAIAYVLGNAEAKVVVCEAQYVERIRESGAQVEQIVVIDAEGGIAPAGTLTLNQMKALGSPDFDFDAAWQSVRPDDVATLIYTSGTTGNPKGVESTHAALLFEAGAVCWILPIEFGDRITSFMPSAHIADRMTALYFQMVFGTQVTVVADVQRIAAALPDCRPTIWGAVPRVWEKLKIAVERAVANEPDDARRHALQWGLDVGARRIEMLRAGLPVPEELEHEFVTAESMVLAPMRAELGFHKLRWAVSGAAPIPADTLAFFSALGLQISEIWGMSELTCIASAAPADPAKLGTVGKIVPGMDMRVANDGELFVRGPLVMKGYRGEPAKTADAVDADGWLATGDVVSIDADGYLTVIDRKKELIINSSGKNMSPATIENAIKATSSFIGGVATIGDARPYNTALISLDPEAAANFAATKDIRVDAASLAGDRDMIAMIAAAVALANTGLSRVEQIKRFLILPTFWEPGGDELTVTMKLRRKPIAEKYASEIELLYLEPLARGVYEPAARTSEVPVGS; encoded by the coding sequence ATGACCATCGAGGAAGCGCCCCACACCCTGTGCGCAGCATTTCAACGCACCGCCGCCATCGACCCGGACGCCATCGCACTGCGAACCGTCGGCGATGCACAGACGTTGACCTGGCGGCAGTACTCGAGCCAGGTCCGCGACGTGGCAGCCGGATTCGCCGCACTCGGAGTCCGCCGCGGCGACACCGTCGCCTTGATGATGGCCAATCGTGTGGAGTTCTACCCCATCGATGTCGGAGCTCAACATGTCGGGGCGACGTCGTTCTCGATCTACAACACGCTTCCCGCATCTGCTATCGCTTACGTTCTCGGGAACGCCGAAGCCAAGGTCGTGGTGTGCGAGGCCCAATACGTGGAACGAATCAGGGAATCCGGCGCACAGGTGGAGCAGATCGTCGTCATCGACGCCGAGGGAGGAATTGCCCCGGCCGGGACACTCACCTTGAACCAGATGAAGGCACTCGGCTCACCGGACTTCGACTTCGACGCCGCGTGGCAATCGGTGCGGCCCGACGATGTTGCAACCCTGATCTACACCTCGGGCACCACCGGCAACCCGAAAGGGGTGGAGTCGACTCATGCCGCATTGCTGTTCGAGGCCGGCGCGGTGTGCTGGATCCTCCCGATCGAGTTCGGAGACCGCATCACCTCCTTCATGCCGTCGGCACACATCGCCGATCGGATGACGGCGCTGTACTTCCAGATGGTGTTCGGAACGCAAGTCACCGTCGTCGCGGACGTACAGCGGATTGCTGCCGCACTTCCCGACTGCCGGCCGACCATCTGGGGCGCGGTGCCGCGTGTCTGGGAGAAGCTGAAAATCGCGGTCGAACGGGCGGTGGCGAACGAACCGGACGACGCACGACGGCACGCGCTGCAGTGGGGCCTCGATGTCGGCGCACGCCGTATCGAGATGCTCCGGGCAGGGCTGCCGGTACCGGAAGAACTGGAACACGAGTTCGTCACGGCAGAATCAATGGTGCTGGCGCCGATGCGCGCCGAACTCGGATTCCACAAGCTCAGATGGGCCGTGTCGGGGGCGGCACCGATACCAGCCGACACGTTGGCGTTCTTCTCAGCGCTCGGGCTGCAGATCTCCGAGATCTGGGGGATGTCGGAACTGACCTGCATCGCCAGTGCGGCCCCGGCCGATCCCGCCAAACTGGGAACGGTCGGCAAGATCGTGCCCGGCATGGACATGCGAGTCGCGAACGACGGTGAGCTTTTCGTTCGTGGCCCCCTCGTCATGAAGGGCTACCGGGGGGAGCCTGCCAAAACTGCCGACGCCGTCGACGCCGACGGATGGCTGGCCACCGGTGACGTGGTGTCCATCGACGCGGACGGATACCTAACCGTCATCGATCGGAAGAAGGAACTGATCATCAACTCCTCGGGGAAGAATATGTCCCCCGCCACCATCGAAAACGCAATCAAGGCCACCTCCTCGTTCATCGGCGGCGTGGCCACCATCGGAGATGCGCGGCCGTACAACACGGCCTTGATCTCACTCGACCCCGAGGCCGCAGCCAATTTCGCTGCGACGAAGGACATCCGGGTCGACGCCGCTTCCCTGGCAGGAGACCGTGACATGATCGCGATGATCGCCGCCGCCGTCGCGCTGGCCAACACCGGCCTCTCTCGCGTGGAGCAGATCAAGCGCTTCCTGATCCTCCCCACCTTCTGGGAGCCGGGCGGTGACGAACTGACCGTGACGATGAAACTGCGCCGCAAACCGATCGCCGAGAAGTATGCATCCGAGATCGAGCTGCTCTACCTCGAACCACTCGCCCGAGGTGTGTATGAGCCCGCCGCCCGGACGTCGGAGGTCCCGGTGGGGAGCTGA